In a single window of the Terriglobus roseus genome:
- the msrA gene encoding peptide-methionine (S)-S-oxide reductase MsrA: MATETAILAGGCFWGMQELLRDYPGVVSTRVGYSGGNIANATYRNHGTHAEAVEVVFDPEKISYRKILEFFFQIHDPSTPNRQGNDRGESYRSAIFYTTDEQKRIAEDTIADVDASGLWPGKVVTEVGAAGPFWLAEPEHQDYLQRIPYGYTCHWIRPEWKLPKRAVEAAV; the protein is encoded by the coding sequence ATGGCGACCGAAACGGCGATTCTGGCGGGTGGATGTTTCTGGGGCATGCAGGAGCTGCTGCGCGACTACCCCGGCGTGGTCAGTACGCGTGTCGGCTACAGCGGCGGCAACATTGCAAACGCGACCTATCGCAACCACGGTACACATGCTGAGGCAGTAGAGGTCGTATTCGATCCAGAGAAGATCAGCTATCGCAAGATCCTGGAATTTTTCTTTCAGATTCACGACCCAAGCACACCGAATCGCCAGGGAAACGACCGCGGCGAAAGCTATCGCTCGGCAATCTTCTACACAACTGACGAGCAAAAGCGCATTGCGGAAGACACCATCGCGGACGTAGACGCGAGTGGCCTGTGGCCGGGTAAGGTGGTCACGGAGGTTGGCGCGGCTGGTCCGTTCTGGCTCGCGGAGCCGGAGCATCAGGACTATCTGCAGCGCATTCCTTATGGCTACACCTGCCACTGGATCCGCCCGGAATGGAAGTTACCAAAGCGCGCCGTAGAAGCAGCCGTTTAA
- the thrS gene encoding threonine--tRNA ligase: MSDPIKVTLPDGSVREVARGTTPFAIAHSISPRLADAVVIARIRTAAGNTTDGAEEQTDDAHRGAQTEESMYAEAASAERIVDLSEPLNEDVHLWLLKEQDPESLRVVRHSAAHVMATAITELYPDVKLGHGPATDSGFFYDILREKPFTPDDLAAIETKMAEVVARNEPFRHEYISHEEALTGYEEQGDFMKMHFISKFTKPGENVSFYRNGEFVDFCRGPHVPSTGRVKAFKVMSIAGAYWLGDEKNPQLQRIYGTAFYTQKELDAHFKHLEEIKARDHRVLGKQLDLFSIQELAGSGLIFWHPKGAIIRKTMEDWMREECLRRGYDLVVTPHVMRRELWKISGHEGFYGDNMYAPMELDDAEYRLKPMNCPGHILIYKNSPKSYRDLPVRYAELGNVYRYERSGTMHGLLRVRGFTQDDAHIFCTPQQIEDEVVACVEFAEEVLHKFGFTEFKVELSTWDKNDAKSYVGAPEDWELAVNGLKTALGRKGIPYKEIPGEAAFYGPKIDVKLVDVLGRLWQLSTVQFDFNLPKRFELEYTGEDGEKHQPVMVHRALFGSVERFFGVLIEHYAGAFPLWLAPIQIGLVPISEKHTEYAKKVKAELETIGLRVELDARNEQMKAKIRELALQKIPFVLIMGDKESEANAVSVRTRGKGDEGSVPLADFIARCKTLLDDKSATL; the protein is encoded by the coding sequence GTGAGCGACCCGATCAAAGTAACCCTTCCCGATGGCAGCGTGCGCGAAGTTGCACGCGGCACCACGCCTTTTGCTATTGCGCACAGCATTTCGCCGCGGCTTGCCGATGCAGTCGTCATCGCGCGCATTCGCACCGCAGCAGGCAACACGACCGATGGCGCCGAGGAGCAGACGGATGACGCGCATCGCGGCGCCCAGACCGAAGAGAGCATGTACGCCGAGGCCGCGTCTGCAGAGCGCATCGTCGACCTGTCCGAGCCTCTGAACGAGGACGTGCACCTGTGGCTGCTGAAAGAGCAGGATCCCGAATCGCTGCGTGTCGTCCGCCACTCGGCCGCACACGTTATGGCGACCGCCATCACGGAGCTATACCCCGACGTAAAACTCGGCCACGGACCCGCGACTGACAGCGGCTTTTTCTACGACATCCTGCGTGAGAAGCCCTTCACGCCTGATGACCTCGCTGCCATTGAAACCAAGATGGCCGAAGTCGTCGCGCGCAACGAGCCCTTCCGCCACGAGTACATCTCGCATGAAGAAGCGCTGACCGGCTACGAAGAGCAGGGCGACTTCATGAAGATGCACTTCATCTCGAAGTTCACCAAGCCCGGCGAGAACGTCAGCTTCTATCGCAACGGCGAGTTCGTCGACTTCTGCCGCGGACCGCACGTGCCCTCCACCGGCCGCGTCAAGGCCTTCAAGGTGATGAGCATAGCCGGCGCCTACTGGCTCGGCGACGAGAAGAACCCACAGCTGCAGCGCATCTACGGCACCGCCTTCTACACGCAGAAGGAACTCGACGCACACTTCAAGCACCTGGAAGAGATCAAGGCCCGCGACCACCGTGTCCTCGGCAAACAGCTCGACCTCTTCAGCATCCAGGAGCTTGCAGGATCGGGCCTGATCTTCTGGCACCCCAAGGGCGCCATCATCCGCAAGACGATGGAAGACTGGATGCGCGAAGAGTGCCTGCGCCGCGGCTACGACCTCGTCGTAACGCCGCACGTCATGCGTCGCGAACTCTGGAAGATCAGCGGCCACGAAGGCTTCTACGGCGACAACATGTACGCGCCCATGGAGCTGGATGACGCCGAGTATCGGCTGAAGCCCATGAACTGCCCGGGTCACATCCTCATCTACAAGAACAGCCCCAAGAGCTATCGCGACCTGCCCGTGCGTTACGCCGAACTGGGCAACGTCTACCGTTATGAGCGCAGCGGCACCATGCACGGCCTGCTGCGCGTCCGCGGCTTTACGCAGGACGACGCGCACATTTTCTGCACACCGCAGCAGATCGAAGACGAAGTCGTTGCATGCGTCGAGTTCGCCGAGGAAGTCCTGCACAAATTCGGTTTCACCGAGTTCAAGGTCGAGCTCTCCACCTGGGACAAGAACGACGCCAAGAGCTACGTCGGCGCGCCCGAAGACTGGGAACTCGCCGTCAACGGCCTCAAGACGGCACTTGGCCGCAAGGGCATTCCCTACAAGGAAATCCCCGGCGAAGCTGCTTTCTACGGTCCCAAGATCGATGTCAAACTAGTCGACGTGCTCGGCCGCCTCTGGCAGCTAAGCACCGTGCAGTTCGACTTCAACCTGCCTAAGCGCTTCGAGTTGGAATACACCGGCGAAGACGGCGAGAAGCACCAGCCCGTCATGGTGCACCGCGCACTCTTCGGCTCGGTGGAACGCTTCTTCGGTGTGCTCATCGAGCACTACGCCGGCGCCTTCCCGCTGTGGCTCGCGCCCATCCAGATCGGCCTCGTGCCCATCAGCGAGAAGCACACCGAGTATGCCAAGAAAGTTAAGGCGGAACTCGAAACCATCGGCCTGCGCGTGGAACTCGACGCACGCAACGAACAGATGAAGGCAAAGATCCGCGAACTCGCCCTGCAGAAGATTCCCTTCGTTCTGATCATGGGCGACAAGGAATCCGAAGCCAACGCAGTCAGCGTTCGCACGCGCGGCAAGGGCGATGAGGGTTCCGTCCCGCTGGCCGACTTCATCGCTCGCTGCAAGACACTGCTGGACGACAAGAGCGCTACGCTCTAA
- a CDS encoding DUF2062 domain-containing protein, whose protein sequence is MAWSLALGMVIGVNPSVEITTLVVIALAWIFSLNQVASQIGTHVLAPFHLLLFVLFVEVASIFSAYATCRSTPHRSTTPRRKIKARPG, encoded by the coding sequence ATGGCTTGGAGCCTGGCCCTTGGCATGGTCATCGGGGTCAATCCTTCTGTGGAAATCACCACGCTCGTAGTCATCGCGCTCGCATGGATCTTCAGCCTCAACCAGGTCGCATCGCAGATCGGCACACACGTCTTGGCGCCATTCCACTTGCTGCTCTTCGTGCTTTTCGTTGAGGTGGCGTCTATCTTTTCCGCATACGCCACATGCCGCTCAACGCCGCACAGGTCAACCACACCTCGCCGAAAGATAAAGGCGCGCCCCGGATAG
- a CDS encoding DUF2062 domain-containing protein, translating into MLRLLRGGVTPRRMAWSLALGMAIGINPSVGLTTLLVMFLAWLFGLNQIASQIGTHLVAPLHVLLFLPFLQLGVFLFHTRRLPLTATQIKHLSHHPIQMVHVMWKWEWHALVVWAAIAALVTPVVAIYLRRALVLLLRRHKTLIQARPATT; encoded by the coding sequence TTGCTGCGACTGTTACGCGGTGGCGTAACGCCACGACGCATGGCGTGGAGCCTGGCACTTGGCATGGCGATCGGCATCAACCCCTCGGTCGGGTTGACCACGCTGCTCGTCATGTTTCTTGCGTGGTTGTTCGGCTTGAACCAGATTGCCTCACAGATCGGAACGCATCTGGTGGCGCCACTGCATGTGCTGCTCTTCTTACCATTCCTACAGCTGGGTGTCTTCCTCTTTCACACGCGGCGCCTGCCGCTGACCGCTACGCAGATCAAGCACCTGAGTCACCATCCAATACAGATGGTGCACGTGATGTGGAAGTGGGAGTGGCATGCGCTGGTGGTCTGGGCAGCGATCGCCGCACTTGTGACACCAGTGGTAGCCATCTATCTGCGGCGAGCACTGGTGCTACTGCTACGACGGCACAAGACACTCATTCAGGCACGACCGGCAACGACTTAA
- a CDS encoding SRPBCC family protein, with the protein MTTIKLETRIAAPAMRVFLLSLSIDLHVESAAATREQAIDGVTHGIIGPGQSVTWRGRHFGVILRHTSLITRYEPPFCFEDAMTRGMFANFAHRHTFHPITEGTCMEDELTFRAPLGVLGIVAERVVLRSYFTQFLKDRDAHIRQVAESDQWQRFVPEELHATCL; encoded by the coding sequence ATGACGACCATCAAGCTCGAGACCCGCATTGCCGCACCGGCCATGCGGGTCTTTCTGCTTTCGCTCAGCATTGATCTTCATGTCGAAAGCGCCGCTGCCACACGGGAGCAGGCCATTGATGGTGTGACGCATGGCATCATCGGTCCCGGACAGAGCGTTACATGGCGTGGGCGCCACTTCGGCGTCATACTCCGACACACCAGCCTGATCACTCGGTACGAGCCGCCCTTCTGCTTCGAGGACGCTATGACGCGAGGGATGTTCGCTAACTTCGCTCATCGTCACACCTTCCACCCGATCACCGAGGGAACATGCATGGAAGACGAACTCACCTTCCGTGCGCCGCTCGGAGTACTTGGAATCGTTGCAGAGCGGGTGGTTCTTAGAAGCTACTTCACCCAATTCCTGAAAGACAGAGACGCACACATCCGGCAAGTGGCAGAATCGGACCAATGGCAGCGGTTTGTGCCCGAAGAGCTTCACGCGACATGCCTGTGA
- a CDS encoding Zn-dependent hydrolase has protein sequence MGLKPQRTIDHLKELRALTGDAEGAQRVAWTDTWLRGRAWFDDKLVDLPVTRERDEAGNVWVTLHGDSERSLLLGGHLDSVPNGGWLDGCLGVLASLEVMRALSEQYNGRPPVTIRVVDWADEEGARFGRSLFGSAAFAGNSSILADRVRTDKDGVTMEAALARCGVAIDNIDACTAQRTNAAAYLELHIEQGPVLENMGLPLGVVTGTKGVERHAITFHGQEAHSGSTPMTARHDALAACAKLALEIRTIARKHPDAVATMGSVKTFPGIVTAVVGRCEATLDMRDLDADVLAQMFREAKAASERFAAEERCTVQWSRIWNIEPVPFHPQLLAFAEDAVRAVAGTVHRLPSGPLHDAAEVARAGIPTVMLFTQSVHGISHNKIEDTREEHLAMAVDALHRLALSTLAWILAGADKPR, from the coding sequence ATGGGCCTGAAGCCGCAACGGACCATCGACCACCTGAAAGAACTTCGGGCTCTGACCGGCGACGCGGAGGGCGCGCAACGCGTCGCATGGACAGACACGTGGCTTCGCGGACGCGCTTGGTTCGATGACAAGCTCGTAGATCTCCCGGTAACGCGTGAACGGGATGAGGCCGGCAATGTGTGGGTAACATTGCACGGCGATAGCGAGCGTTCGCTACTGCTGGGTGGGCACCTCGACTCAGTACCCAATGGCGGATGGCTCGATGGATGCCTCGGTGTGCTGGCTTCGCTTGAAGTAATGCGTGCCCTGAGCGAGCAGTACAACGGTCGACCGCCTGTCACGATTCGGGTCGTCGATTGGGCCGATGAAGAAGGCGCACGCTTCGGTCGAAGTCTCTTCGGCTCCGCAGCGTTCGCTGGCAACAGCAGCATCCTGGCTGACCGCGTCCGCACGGACAAAGATGGTGTGACGATGGAAGCGGCACTTGCACGCTGCGGTGTTGCAATCGACAACATCGACGCATGCACTGCCCAACGTACAAACGCCGCTGCCTATCTTGAGCTGCATATCGAACAGGGGCCGGTGCTTGAGAACATGGGGCTGCCGCTCGGCGTGGTCACAGGAACAAAGGGTGTCGAGCGGCATGCGATCACCTTTCATGGGCAGGAGGCGCACTCGGGTTCCACCCCGATGACCGCTCGCCATGATGCGCTTGCGGCGTGCGCAAAGCTGGCGCTGGAGATCCGGACGATCGCTAGGAAGCACCCTGATGCCGTCGCGACGATGGGGAGCGTGAAGACGTTCCCGGGCATTGTCACCGCGGTCGTCGGCCGTTGCGAAGCCACGCTCGATATGCGCGATCTCGATGCTGATGTTCTTGCTCAGATGTTTCGTGAAGCCAAGGCCGCCAGCGAACGCTTCGCTGCAGAAGAGCGTTGCACCGTGCAGTGGTCGCGCATCTGGAACATTGAACCGGTGCCGTTCCATCCGCAACTGCTTGCTTTCGCGGAGGATGCCGTGCGGGCGGTGGCGGGGACGGTACACCGACTGCCTTCGGGACCTCTGCATGACGCAGCCGAGGTTGCGCGCGCCGGTATTCCTACCGTCATGCTTTTCACCCAGTCAGTTCACGGGATAAGCCACAACAAGATCGAAGACACGCGTGAGGAGCATCTCGCCATGGCGGTCGATGCGCTTCATCGGCTTGCTCTAAGCACCCTCGCGTGGATCCTCGCGGGTGCGGATAAACCGCGTTAG
- a CDS encoding cupin domain-containing protein, which produces MTTRRDLCLSLPALAMLAETFGGGAFAQSAPAAAEAKPDPAKIARGTATFAHNTIFRGDQLPIKTSSTGSSQAVIQGVLPTGEGVEMHNTVLLPGMAPHPPHQHMHSEWLFLREGDVEWVVDGKPQPAHAGDVLYAASMQMHGLRNVGTVPAKYFVMAVGPNLKG; this is translated from the coding sequence ATGACAACTCGTCGCGATCTTTGCCTCTCCTTGCCCGCCCTCGCAATGCTTGCAGAAACGTTCGGCGGCGGTGCCTTTGCCCAGTCTGCTCCAGCCGCTGCCGAGGCGAAGCCTGACCCGGCAAAGATCGCAAGGGGCACGGCGACCTTCGCGCACAATACGATCTTCCGCGGCGATCAGCTGCCCATCAAGACAAGCAGCACCGGCAGTTCACAGGCCGTAATCCAGGGCGTCCTGCCGACGGGTGAGGGCGTGGAGATGCACAACACCGTGCTGCTACCGGGTATGGCGCCCCATCCTCCGCATCAGCACATGCATTCTGAGTGGCTCTTCCTGCGTGAGGGAGATGTGGAATGGGTCGTGGACGGCAAGCCCCAGCCGGCCCATGCCGGCGACGTTCTTTATGCGGCGAGCATGCAGATGCACGGCCTGCGGAATGTGGGGACGGTGCCCGCAAAGTACTTTGTGATGGCGGTCGGACCCAACCTGAAGGGCTAG
- a CDS encoding cytochrome D1 domain-containing protein — protein MKIAMPFLAATALSAALLPALTAQTGSLLVLSKHDHTLAIVDPKTLKVTAKAPVGDDPHEVIASADGRTAWVSNYGGGWSLHTIAVIDLVRGKALPSIDLAPLRGAHGLAFADGRPWFTAEGSKVFGSVDRTTGKVDTVVGTGQDRTHMLWVAPDGKEVVTINVASATVSFFEQVTMRDHTDWTATVVPVGKGAEGFDLSPDGRELWVANAQDGTVSVIDRRTKKVTATLQANVKSVNRLKFTLDGRYAVLSLLGAPDLVILDAHTHAEVKRLPIGHGAAGIQMEPGGARAFVACTPDNYVAVIDLKTLTVASHIDVGGEPDGMDWARLR, from the coding sequence ATGAAAATCGCGATGCCCTTCCTCGCCGCCACTGCTCTTTCCGCCGCTCTGCTGCCTGCTTTGACTGCCCAGACCGGATCGCTGCTGGTGCTCTCAAAGCACGACCACACCCTGGCGATCGTAGATCCGAAAACGCTGAAGGTGACGGCCAAGGCTCCCGTTGGTGACGACCCGCATGAGGTGATCGCCTCAGCGGACGGCCGGACTGCCTGGGTTTCAAACTATGGCGGCGGCTGGTCGCTGCATACGATTGCGGTGATCGATCTGGTGCGCGGCAAGGCGCTCCCGTCAATCGACTTGGCTCCCTTGCGGGGCGCACATGGGCTGGCTTTTGCGGATGGGAGGCCATGGTTCACAGCGGAAGGCTCCAAGGTATTTGGTAGTGTCGATCGGACGACCGGCAAGGTGGACACTGTGGTGGGCACCGGCCAGGACCGCACGCATATGCTGTGGGTTGCGCCTGATGGTAAAGAGGTCGTTACGATCAACGTGGCGTCTGCAACTGTCTCGTTCTTCGAGCAGGTCACCATGCGCGATCACACCGACTGGACCGCGACCGTGGTGCCGGTCGGCAAGGGTGCGGAGGGCTTCGACCTATCGCCCGACGGCCGGGAGTTGTGGGTCGCTAACGCGCAGGACGGCACGGTGTCCGTGATTGACCGCAGGACGAAGAAGGTAACGGCGACACTTCAGGCAAATGTAAAAAGTGTGAACCGCTTGAAGTTCACGCTGGATGGCCGTTATGCGGTGCTGTCGTTGCTCGGTGCGCCGGATCTTGTGATTCTGGATGCACATACGCACGCCGAGGTGAAACGGCTGCCGATCGGCCACGGTGCGGCTGGTATTCAGATGGAGCCTGGCGGAGCGCGTGCCTTTGTTGCCTGCACGCCAGACAACTATGTCGCGGTCATCGACCTTAAGACCCTGACTGTTGCAAGCCATATCGATGTAGGTGGTGAGCCCGATGGCATGGACTGGGCCCGGCTGCGATAA
- a CDS encoding DUF1810 domain-containing protein, which produces MKTADPYQLQRFLDAQRAVFETVLAELAAGEKRSHWMWFIFPQMAGLGFSSMAQRYAISGLEEARAYLMHRVLGPRLRESTALVNATQGRSLSQIFGSPDDMKFHSSVTLFARATDEPENDFKAALEKYFKGREDAATVSRLSR; this is translated from the coding sequence ATGAAAACGGCAGATCCCTACCAGCTGCAACGCTTCCTCGACGCGCAACGGGCTGTCTTCGAAACCGTGCTTGCGGAACTCGCCGCGGGCGAGAAGCGCAGCCATTGGATGTGGTTCATCTTCCCTCAGATGGCCGGCCTGGGTTTCAGCAGTATGGCCCAACGATACGCCATCAGCGGTTTGGAGGAGGCTCGTGCGTACCTTATGCATCGTGTGCTTGGCCCGCGCTTGCGCGAGTCTACGGCGCTGGTGAATGCGACTCAGGGCCGCTCCCTGAGCCAGATCTTCGGATCGCCGGATGACATGAAATTCCACTCCTCTGTAACACTCTTCGCGCGAGCCACGGATGAGCCTGAAAACGATTTCAAGGCAGCTCTTGAGAAGTACTTCAAGGGTCGTGAGGACGCGGCAACCGTCAGCCGGTTGTCGCGGTGA
- a CDS encoding DUF72 domain-containing protein, translated as MSRDRVFIGTAGWSVPRAVADQAPGEGSHLHRYARQLKCAEINSSFYRPHKQVTYSKWAAAVPSGFRFAVKMPRALTHEGALAPDQETLQRFLDETSALGDKRGPVLLQLPPKRALDIVRASNFLTMFRACYAGPAALEPRHVSWFTEEANALLRKFAICRVAADPLRAPEAMTPAGDSSLIYYRLHGSPRTYHSSYDEAYLVNLSRHLATASELGAEAWCIFDNTASGAALGNALQLRDLVRTA; from the coding sequence GTGAGTCGCGATAGGGTATTTATCGGCACCGCGGGATGGTCAGTTCCGCGCGCAGTCGCCGATCAGGCTCCGGGGGAAGGCTCGCATCTACATCGATATGCGAGACAGCTGAAGTGTGCCGAGATCAACTCGTCCTTCTATCGCCCGCACAAGCAGGTCACTTACTCGAAGTGGGCCGCGGCTGTTCCGTCAGGCTTCCGCTTCGCAGTGAAGATGCCACGAGCGCTGACGCATGAGGGTGCATTGGCACCTGACCAGGAGACCCTGCAGCGGTTCCTCGACGAGACGTCCGCACTTGGTGATAAGCGCGGGCCTGTGTTGCTGCAATTGCCGCCCAAGCGCGCGCTTGATATTGTGCGTGCTTCGAACTTCCTAACTATGTTCCGCGCTTGCTATGCGGGGCCCGCCGCACTGGAACCACGGCATGTGAGCTGGTTCACGGAAGAGGCGAACGCGCTGCTCCGAAAGTTCGCGATTTGCCGCGTTGCAGCGGATCCCTTGCGTGCGCCAGAGGCTATGACACCCGCAGGCGATTCTTCGCTGATCTACTACCGTCTGCATGGCTCGCCGCGAACGTATCACTCGTCATACGACGAAGCATATCTCGTGAACCTGTCCCGACATCTGGCGACGGCATCAGAGCTTGGCGCCGAGGCGTGGTGCATCTTTGACAACACGGCATCCGGCGCGGCGCTTGGCAATGCGCTTCAGCTGCGCGATCTGGTACGCACAGCCTGA
- a CDS encoding FMN-dependent NADH-azoreductase, producing MANLLKIDVSPRGDASYSRQLGETFSAGFQAAHPGSTVVARDLAKNQPTFVDVQWIGGAFSPPDQLTDAHKAALKLSDEIIAEVKAADHILITTPMYNFQVPAVLKAWIDHLVRVGVTVNYTANGPEGQLHGKKVTVIVASAGEYLAGTSGAAYDLLTPYLKHIFGFIGLTDVTFLGAGGASGIQYGKISEEDWKKPYVEKATELAKA from the coding sequence ATGGCAAACCTGCTCAAGATCGACGTCAGCCCGCGTGGCGACGCATCCTACTCACGCCAGCTTGGCGAGACCTTCTCCGCCGGATTCCAGGCAGCGCATCCCGGCAGCACCGTGGTGGCCCGCGATCTCGCGAAGAACCAGCCCACTTTTGTGGACGTTCAGTGGATCGGCGGCGCGTTTTCCCCTCCCGATCAACTGACCGACGCGCATAAGGCAGCACTGAAGCTCTCCGACGAGATCATCGCGGAGGTGAAGGCGGCCGATCACATCCTGATCACGACGCCCATGTACAACTTCCAGGTTCCGGCCGTACTCAAGGCCTGGATCGATCACCTTGTGCGCGTTGGCGTCACGGTGAACTACACGGCAAATGGCCCGGAGGGCCAGCTTCACGGCAAGAAGGTGACGGTCATCGTGGCCAGTGCAGGCGAGTATCTCGCGGGCACGTCCGGCGCAGCGTATGACCTGTTGACTCCTTACCTGAAGCACATCTTCGGCTTCATAGGCCTGACGGATGTCACGTTCCTGGGCGCTGGCGGCGCCAGCGGCATTCAGTACGGCAAGATCAGTGAAGAAGACTGGAAGAAGCCCTACGTTGAGAAAGCTACTGAGCTCGCAAAGGCGTAA
- a CDS encoding YeiH family protein: MVTAHVEKTSPLGLLPGVALLAAVGLAGKFIEQSITAFGKSHAAALRAHHLALPNIEYVLWAILIGMLITNTVGLPRIFRAGVATYEFWLKAGIILLGARFILGDILKLGSVSLALVCIELVLALTFMTFLGRGFKLPPKLVTLLAVGSSVCGVSAIIATQGAIEADEEDSSVAIAAILALGALSLFIFPVVGHALHMSDQAYGVWTGLAVDNTAETAAAGSLFSETAGKFAVLVKTCRNAMIGFVVLGYAIYWASRGEAAVIGNKASFLWKKFPKFVLGFLLISALATFGVFDKAQLTTLGNLSRWAFLLTFAGVGLRTSFRDLAKQGLKPFAVGAIGEVVIAMITLGLVLGADRWLHL, translated from the coding sequence TTGGTAACTGCACACGTGGAAAAGACATCGCCGCTTGGCTTGCTGCCAGGCGTCGCCCTGCTTGCTGCGGTTGGGTTGGCAGGTAAGTTCATTGAGCAATCCATCACCGCGTTCGGCAAGTCGCACGCGGCTGCGCTCAGGGCACACCACCTGGCTCTCCCGAACATTGAGTATGTGTTGTGGGCAATCCTGATCGGCATGCTTATTACCAATACGGTTGGCCTGCCGCGCATCTTCCGTGCCGGCGTTGCGACTTATGAATTTTGGCTAAAGGCCGGCATCATCCTGTTGGGCGCGCGCTTCATCCTGGGCGACATTCTCAAGCTCGGTTCGGTATCGCTGGCGCTGGTCTGCATTGAGTTGGTGCTTGCACTGACATTCATGACCTTCCTCGGCCGCGGGTTCAAACTGCCACCCAAGCTGGTGACGCTGTTGGCCGTCGGGTCATCCGTCTGTGGGGTGTCTGCAATCATCGCCACGCAGGGCGCCATTGAGGCTGACGAGGAGGATTCGTCGGTCGCCATTGCGGCGATCCTTGCGCTCGGCGCACTCTCGCTCTTTATCTTTCCGGTCGTTGGTCACGCACTGCACATGAGCGACCAAGCTTACGGTGTGTGGACTGGTCTGGCCGTGGACAATACCGCGGAGACCGCTGCGGCGGGTTCACTGTTTAGCGAGACGGCGGGCAAGTTTGCCGTGCTTGTAAAGACCTGCCGCAACGCCATGATTGGCTTCGTCGTACTGGGCTATGCCATCTACTGGGCATCGCGCGGCGAGGCTGCCGTCATCGGCAACAAGGCGTCGTTCCTCTGGAAGAAATTTCCGAAGTTTGTGCTCGGCTTCCTTCTGATCTCTGCGCTGGCAACCTTCGGTGTCTTCGATAAGGCGCAACTGACTACTCTTGGCAACCTTTCACGCTGGGCGTTCCTTTTGACGTTCGCCGGTGTGGGGTTACGCACCAGCTTCCGAGATCTGGCGAAGCAGGGTCTGAAGCCATTCGCTGTCGGTGCCATCGGCGAGGTGGTCATCGCCATGATCACGCTTGGTCTGGTGCTTGGCGCAGACCGCTGGCTGCACCTCTAG